The Streptomyces sp. 11x1 genomic sequence TACTCGTCAAGCAGGGCGACGGCCCCGGCGCCGCCCGGGCCGAGGCGGCAGGACTGCGCTGGCTCGCCGAGGCGGACACGGTCCGCGTGCCGACGGTCCACGGCCACGAGGGGAACCGCCTGGTGATCGGCCTGGTGGACCAGGGGGCACCGAGTGCCGGGGCGGCGGTCCGCCTCGGCGTCGAACTGGCCGCCCTGCACGGCTCCGGTGCCCCCGCCTTCGGCGCCCCACCGCCCGGCGGCCCGACGGAGGCGTACATCGGACGCGCCCCCATGCGGAACACCCCCGGCGACGAATGGCCCGCCTGGTACGCCGAGCACCGGGTCCTGCCGTATCTGCGCCAGGCGGTCGACGACCGGACGATCCGCCCCGCCGAGGCCGCTCTGATCGAGGAGGTCTGCGCACGGCTGCCCGACCTGGCCGGTCCCGCCGAGCCACCCGCCCGGCTGCACGGCGACCTCTGGAACGGCAACGTCCTGTGGGGCGCCGACGGCCGTGCCCGGCTCATCGACCCGGCCGCGCACGGCGGCCACCGCGAGACCGACCTGGCGATGCTGGCGCTCTTCGGCTGCCCCCACCTGGGACATGTCCTGGACGGCTACCAGCGGGCGGCACCCCTCGCCGACGGCTGGCAGGACCGCGTCGGCCTCCACCAGCTCTTCCCCCTGCTGGTGCACACGGTGCTGTTCGGACGGGGCTACGCGGAACA encodes the following:
- a CDS encoding fructosamine kinase family protein, whose translation is MGERTAPSALAARLTGTPAVGEHRLSGTLTEVTLDDGRKVLVKQGDGPGAARAEAAGLRWLAEADTVRVPTVHGHEGNRLVIGLVDQGAPSAGAAVRLGVELAALHGSGAPAFGAPPPGGPTEAYIGRAPMRNTPGDEWPAWYAEHRVLPYLRQAVDDRTIRPAEAALIEEVCARLPDLAGPAEPPARLHGDLWNGNVLWGADGRARLIDPAAHGGHRETDLAMLALFGCPHLGHVLDGYQRAAPLADGWQDRVGLHQLFPLLVHTVLFGRGYAEQALAVARAALGR